A region from the Methylocella sp. genome encodes:
- the hflX gene encoding GTPase HflX: MAIEGVANGANAHSERTRALVIGPYLNERASRASQRSSPGPQGKRSQEARFAEANGLADAIDLDIVAGIIVNLAAVRPATYLGKGKVEEIADLISANEIQLVFMDCALTPGQQRNLEKAFSVKVIDRTGLILEIFGRRARTREGALQVELAHLAYQKARLVRSWTHLERQRGGFGFLGGPGETQIESDRRLLQERMTKIELELEGVKRMRGLHRKSRSAVPYPIVALVGYTNAGKSTLFNRLTQADVLAEDMLFATLDPTLRKVSLAHGGEIILSDTVGFISDLPTTLVSAFRATLEEVLEADVILHVRDIAHEDAEAQLADVETILNDLGVDPANDNRLVEVWNKADLLGEEALAEAQNSAKRRATNAKPIIVSALTGQGCDELRTMIEARLAVGRITFDIALKPEDGQGLHWLYENTEVMRKGAAADGSLHMRVRVAPERVEPLRRKFFTPASDPAAE, encoded by the coding sequence ATCGCCATCGAAGGTGTAGCCAACGGTGCAAATGCTCACTCGGAGCGCACGCGCGCGCTTGTCATAGGTCCGTACCTCAATGAGAGAGCGAGTAGGGCCAGCCAGAGATCTTCCCCCGGCCCTCAGGGGAAACGGTCGCAAGAGGCGCGCTTTGCCGAAGCCAATGGCTTGGCCGATGCTATTGATCTCGACATTGTGGCTGGGATAATCGTCAATCTTGCTGCAGTACGTCCAGCGACCTATCTCGGCAAAGGCAAAGTCGAGGAAATCGCCGACCTTATCAGCGCCAATGAAATCCAACTCGTCTTCATGGATTGCGCCTTAACGCCGGGGCAGCAGCGTAACCTCGAAAAAGCATTTTCGGTCAAAGTCATCGATCGCACCGGACTTATTCTCGAGATTTTCGGGCGAAGGGCCCGAACGCGTGAAGGCGCGCTCCAGGTTGAGTTGGCCCATCTCGCTTATCAGAAGGCGCGGCTGGTGCGCTCCTGGACCCACCTTGAGCGCCAGCGTGGTGGTTTCGGCTTCCTCGGCGGTCCCGGCGAAACTCAAATCGAGAGCGACCGGCGGTTGCTCCAGGAGCGCATGACGAAGATCGAGCTAGAGCTCGAAGGCGTGAAGCGCATGCGCGGCCTGCATCGCAAGAGCCGCAGCGCCGTGCCTTATCCAATTGTTGCGCTGGTCGGCTACACCAACGCGGGTAAATCCACGCTATTCAACCGACTAACGCAAGCTGACGTCCTGGCCGAGGATATGCTTTTCGCGACGCTCGATCCGACATTGCGCAAGGTTTCCCTTGCTCATGGCGGGGAGATCATTCTGTCGGACACAGTCGGTTTTATCTCCGATCTTCCGACGACGTTGGTCTCGGCCTTCCGCGCAACCTTGGAGGAGGTGCTCGAAGCTGACGTCATTTTGCATGTCCGCGATATTGCGCACGAAGATGCCGAGGCCCAGCTTGCCGACGTTGAGACCATCCTCAACGACCTCGGCGTCGATCCGGCGAACGACAACCGCCTGGTGGAAGTTTGGAACAAAGCGGACCTTCTCGGCGAGGAGGCTCTTGCGGAGGCGCAAAACAGCGCAAAGCGCAGGGCGACGAATGCGAAACCGATCATCGTTTCGGCGCTGACGGGGCAGGGTTGCGATGAACTGCGGACGATGATTGAGGCGCGCCTTGCGGTCGGCCGAATCACATTCGACATCGCTCTGAAGCCAGAAGACGGCCAAGGCCTCCACTGGCTCTATGAGAATACCGAGGTCATGCGCAAAGGCGCCGCTGCGGATGGCTCTCTGCATATGCGGGTCCGGGTTGCGCCGGAACGAGTTGAACCTTTGCGGCGGAAATTTTTCACGCCTGCAAGCGATCCCGCAGCTGAATAA
- the mazG gene encoding nucleoside triphosphate pyrophosphohydrolase, giving the protein MSSPRNIQSLLDIMAALRSPETGCSWDIAQTFETIIPYTIEEAYEVADAIERRDMQDLRDELGDLLLQVVFHARIAEEKGDFDFDGVVEAITQKMIRRHPHVFGDAKGLSADEVQAIWARIKSEEKSAKRAASQAAGETSHSGILEDVPLALPGLTRAIKLQTKASSVGFDWNDIRLVLDKIREETAEIEAALDLGELDAVQDALEDEIGDLLFAVANLARHAQIDPESAIRRSNAKFERRFGFIEQSLVRQGVPAGGATLDDMDALWNEAKAEENLRQAVRPPAQVK; this is encoded by the coding sequence ATGTCATCGCCTCGCAATATCCAAAGCCTCTTAGACATTATGGCGGCGCTTCGTTCGCCGGAGACCGGCTGCAGCTGGGATATCGCTCAGACTTTTGAGACGATCATTCCCTATACGATCGAAGAAGCCTATGAGGTCGCCGACGCCATTGAGCGGCGCGACATGCAGGACTTGCGCGACGAGTTGGGCGATTTGCTGCTTCAGGTCGTCTTTCACGCGCGAATCGCCGAAGAAAAAGGCGATTTCGATTTCGACGGCGTCGTCGAGGCAATTACGCAAAAGATGATCCGCCGCCACCCACACGTATTCGGCGACGCCAAGGGGCTCAGCGCCGACGAAGTCCAGGCGATCTGGGCGCGGATCAAATCCGAAGAAAAATCAGCGAAGCGGGCCGCGTCGCAGGCGGCCGGCGAGACTTCGCACAGCGGCATTCTCGAGGATGTTCCACTGGCCCTGCCCGGTTTGACGCGCGCGATCAAACTACAAACCAAGGCCTCAAGCGTCGGTTTCGACTGGAACGATATCCGTCTGGTCTTGGATAAGATTCGCGAAGAAACCGCCGAGATAGAAGCCGCGCTCGACCTCGGCGAGCTAGACGCGGTTCAGGATGCTCTCGAAGACGAAATCGGCGATCTGTTGTTTGCGGTCGCCAATCTAGCCCGGCACGCGCAAATTGACCCCGAATCGGCCATTCGCCGCTCCAACGCCAAGTTCGAGCGACGGTTTGGCTTCATAGAACAATCCCTTGTGCGCCAGGGCGTCCCTGCGGGGGGCGCGACATTGGATGATATGGACGCGCTTTGGAACGAAGCCAAGGCAGAGGAAAATTTAAGGCAAGCCGTGAGGCCGCCAGCTCAAGTCAAATGA
- the tmk gene encoding dTMP kinase — protein sequence MNEKPAPNNAPRSRGMLITLEGGEGAGKSTQISHLSQNLRKAGIEVVATREPGGSEGAEILRNVLLSGVVKPLGPVAEAILFAAARTDHIDKTIEPALAAGKWVISDRFADSTRAYQGGLGQIDPRFLRALERVTLGDLRPDLTLILDLPVEEGLLRAARRRKPGEAIDRFESENLQFHQTLRAAFLAIAASDAERCAVIDASRGEAEVAEALWEVISRRLLDSQALDLAHGG from the coding sequence ATGAACGAGAAACCGGCGCCGAATAATGCGCCGCGGTCGCGGGGCATGTTGATCACCCTCGAGGGCGGGGAGGGCGCTGGCAAATCGACCCAGATCAGCCATCTTTCACAAAACTTGCGGAAGGCGGGAATTGAGGTCGTCGCAACTCGCGAGCCGGGCGGTTCGGAGGGCGCCGAAATCCTCCGCAACGTGCTTCTGTCCGGCGTCGTCAAGCCGCTTGGCCCCGTGGCGGAAGCGATCCTTTTCGCGGCGGCGAGGACTGATCACATCGACAAGACGATCGAGCCCGCTTTGGCGGCGGGAAAATGGGTCATCTCCGACCGATTCGCCGATTCGACGCGCGCCTATCAAGGCGGCCTTGGACAAATCGATCCGCGCTTTTTGCGTGCGCTTGAGAGAGTGACCTTAGGAGACCTGCGTCCAGACTTGACCCTTATTCTCGACCTGCCGGTCGAGGAGGGGCTTTTGCGCGCTGCGCGGCGGCGCAAGCCGGGAGAGGCGATCGACCGCTTCGAAAGCGAAAATCTTCAATTCCACCAAACCCTTCGCGCCGCCTTCCTTGCGATCGCGGCGTCCGACGCCGAGCGCTGCGCCGTGATCGACGCGAGCCGGGGGGAGGCGGAGGTCGCTGAGGCGCTTTGGGAGGTGATTTCTCGTCGTCTTCTCGACTCACAAGCCTTGGACTTAGCGCATGGCGGATAG
- a CDS encoding D-alanyl-D-alanine carboxypeptidase family protein yields MAGGFTVAAAQTIQTSAPHAILIDADTRSVLFEKDADALVIPASTVKTMTAEVVFHELTEGRLKLDDLFLVSENAWRVGGAPARSSSMFAVVNSRVRVEDLIRGLVIDSGNDAAIALAEGVAGSEGAFATLMMKRGRELGLTRSVFTNSWGKDDPEQKVSPREMTALANHIIQTYPDFYKYFGEKEFTWNKIKQTNRNPLLTMDIGADGLKTGNIDASGYGLVGSAVENGQRLILALYGAASAKERSEEARKLLLWGFRSFDTKMIFGPGETIGYAKVYGGESSDVPLVADGEIKILTPRAGGEKFTGRIVYDGPLMAPVAANVQVGHLKISRGATEVLDLPLKTAAAVEVGSLPRRAMDAGLEYAGDLFRKYVSNKYIAKQ; encoded by the coding sequence TTGGCGGGCGGGTTCACTGTCGCCGCCGCGCAGACAATCCAGACGAGCGCCCCCCACGCCATTCTGATTGATGCAGATACCCGAAGCGTCCTGTTCGAGAAGGACGCCGACGCCCTCGTGATCCCGGCTTCGACCGTCAAGACAATGACCGCTGAAGTGGTGTTTCATGAACTCACGGAAGGCAGGTTGAAGCTCGATGATCTCTTCCTGGTCAGCGAGAACGCCTGGCGGGTCGGCGGCGCCCCGGCGCGATCATCGAGCATGTTCGCCGTGGTCAATAGCCGCGTCAGGGTGGAGGATTTGATCCGTGGTCTTGTCATCGATTCCGGCAATGACGCAGCCATTGCGCTCGCCGAGGGAGTCGCGGGTTCTGAGGGGGCTTTTGCTACGCTGATGATGAAACGCGGGCGCGAACTCGGATTGACGCGCTCCGTCTTCACCAACTCATGGGGCAAGGACGATCCCGAGCAAAAGGTCAGTCCGCGCGAGATGACCGCTCTCGCCAATCACATCATCCAGACCTACCCCGATTTTTACAAATATTTCGGCGAGAAGGAATTCACCTGGAACAAAATCAAACAGACAAATCGCAACCCGCTATTGACCATGGACATTGGCGCGGACGGGCTGAAAACAGGCAATATTGATGCCAGCGGCTATGGTCTGGTCGGCTCCGCCGTGGAGAACGGCCAACGTTTGATCCTTGCACTTTACGGCGCGGCGAGCGCCAAAGAACGCAGCGAGGAAGCTCGGAAGCTGCTGCTTTGGGGATTTCGGTCTTTCGACACCAAGATGATTTTCGGTCCGGGGGAGACAATCGGCTACGCCAAAGTCTATGGCGGCGAGAGCTCCGATGTGCCGCTTGTCGCAGATGGAGAGATCAAAATTCTCACTCCGCGCGCGGGAGGTGAAAAATTCACCGGACGCATAGTGTATGATGGTCCTTTGATGGCCCCTGTTGCGGCGAACGTGCAAGTTGGCCATCTCAAAATTTCGCGCGGAGCGACCGAAGTGCTTGACCTGCCTCTGAAGACGGCGGCGGCGGTGGAGGTTGGCTCTTTGCCGCGCCGCGCAATGGACGCCGGGCTTGAATATGCTGGCGACCTGTTTCGAAAATATGTCTCGAATAAATATATCGCCAAGCAATGA
- a CDS encoding TatD family hydrolase, translating into MLIDSHCHLDFPDFSAERDAVVERARGAGVRRMITISTRVDKFASISALAEAYPEVFCTVGDHPDHVHEGPEASLDQLLLLAQHPKCVGIGEAGLDYHYDNAPRDLAEQVFRTHIAAARQTGLPLVIHAREADADMAAILTDEMGKGPFKAILHCFTSSLSLAETGLALGLSISFSGIVTFKKSEALRDIARIVPLDRLLIETDAPFLAPVPHRGKRNEPAFVAATAKTLAEVKGLSIEGLAAQTSANALRLFDKMPPPQSDAEAA; encoded by the coding sequence ATGTTGATTGACAGTCACTGCCATCTCGATTTTCCGGATTTTTCAGCTGAGCGCGACGCAGTGGTGGAGCGCGCCCGCGGCGCCGGCGTTCGGCGCATGATCACCATTTCGACACGGGTCGATAAATTCGCTTCAATCAGCGCTCTCGCGGAGGCTTACCCGGAGGTGTTCTGCACCGTCGGCGACCATCCCGATCATGTCCACGAGGGTCCCGAAGCAAGCCTCGATCAATTGCTGCTGCTGGCGCAGCATCCAAAATGCGTTGGAATCGGCGAGGCGGGGCTCGACTACCACTACGACAATGCTCCGCGCGATCTCGCTGAACAGGTCTTTCGCACTCATATCGCCGCTGCCCGCCAGACCGGTCTGCCGCTGGTCATCCATGCGCGCGAGGCCGACGCGGACATGGCGGCCATTTTGACGGACGAGATGGGGAAGGGGCCTTTCAAGGCGATCCTTCATTGCTTCACCTCGTCTCTGTCCCTCGCCGAGACCGGCCTGGCGCTCGGTCTCTCGATTTCATTTTCCGGCATTGTAACGTTCAAGAAATCCGAAGCTTTGCGGGATATCGCCCGCATCGTTCCGCTGGATCGGCTTCTGATCGAAACCGACGCTCCGTTTCTGGCGCCGGTCCCGCATCGGGGCAAACGCAATGAACCGGCCTTTGTCGCCGCCACGGCCAAAACTCTGGCGGAGGTGAAAGGCCTTTCGATCGAGGGCCTCGCCGCGCAAACGAGCGCCAATGCGTTGCGTCTCTTCGACAAAATGCCGCCGCCTCAATCTGACGCCGAGGCTGCATGA
- a CDS encoding MBL fold metallo-hydrolase has protein sequence MSLSITILGCGSSGGVPRVGQGWGACDPSNPKNRRRRCSILVEQTGAGGGKTQVLIDTSPDLREQLLAEDVKRLDGILLTHPHADHTHGIDDVRPLVIMARRKIDFYMDEATAAVVRTSFSYLFATPADSQYPALLNERRLSAGVAVRIEGPGGVIEALPFRLKHGEIDALGFRFGNIAYSPDLNAIPAEALDCLEGLDLWITGALRYTPHPSHFSLPETLAWIAKLQPKSAILTNLHTDLDFERLKAELPANVKPAFDGMRINA, from the coding sequence ATGAGCCTTTCAATCACGATTTTGGGCTGCGGATCCTCCGGCGGGGTTCCGCGGGTCGGGCAAGGCTGGGGCGCGTGCGACCCGAGCAACCCCAAGAACCGCAGGCGACGCTGTTCAATCCTTGTCGAGCAAACCGGAGCCGGGGGCGGCAAAACGCAGGTGCTGATCGATACGTCGCCCGATCTTCGCGAACAATTGCTGGCGGAGGACGTCAAGCGCCTCGATGGAATTTTGCTTACCCACCCGCACGCCGACCATACCCACGGGATCGACGACGTGCGGCCTCTTGTCATCATGGCTCGGCGCAAAATCGATTTTTATATGGACGAAGCGACCGCTGCAGTCGTGCGCACCAGCTTCAGCTATCTTTTCGCAACTCCGGCCGACAGCCAATATCCGGCTTTATTGAACGAACGCCGCCTCAGCGCTGGCGTCGCCGTGCGCATCGAAGGTCCGGGCGGCGTCATCGAAGCTCTGCCGTTCCGGCTGAAGCATGGCGAAATCGACGCGCTCGGGTTTCGCTTCGGAAATATCGCCTATTCGCCCGATCTCAACGCCATACCCGCCGAGGCGCTTGATTGCCTAGAGGGTCTCGATCTGTGGATCACCGGGGCCTTGCGCTACACACCGCACCCAAGTCATTTTTCGTTGCCCGAAACCCTGGCCTGGATCGCCAAATTACAGCCAAAGAGCGCAATTCTCACCAATCTCCATACCGATCTTGATTTTGAACGCCTGAAAGCGGAGCTTCCGGCCAACGTCAAGCCGGCTTTCGATGGCATGCGCATCAACGCTTGA
- a CDS encoding cold shock domain-containing protein, producing the protein MSKGRDFRGPKKRGFDDDGPSPYEPPRQSRTPRSSFGGPGGVAPDLPPPTSGPSVDAVVKWFKGDKGFGFVELSNGSGDAFLHIGALQAAGYETVPPGAKLKVNVSNGMKGAQVTRVLEVDTAGAVERAPQPRAFGDSPRPARRAPDPSTAVSITGTVKWFDDNKGFGFVQSNDGGKDVFVHISILGPSGVQNLAEGQPVSMRVVDTPKGREALSISLE; encoded by the coding sequence ATGAGCAAAGGTAGAGATTTCCGGGGACCAAAAAAGCGTGGCTTTGACGATGATGGGCCCTCTCCTTACGAGCCGCCGCGGCAGAGCCGGACTCCCCGTTCAAGTTTTGGCGGGCCTGGCGGCGTCGCGCCTGATTTACCGCCCCCGACCAGTGGCCCCAGCGTTGACGCCGTAGTTAAATGGTTCAAAGGCGATAAGGGCTTCGGCTTCGTCGAACTGAGCAATGGAAGCGGCGATGCATTCTTGCATATAGGCGCGCTCCAGGCCGCCGGCTACGAGACGGTGCCTCCGGGCGCGAAATTGAAGGTTAATGTGAGCAACGGCATGAAGGGCGCGCAGGTAACGCGCGTTCTCGAAGTCGACACCGCTGGGGCGGTTGAAAGAGCTCCGCAGCCGCGAGCGTTCGGCGATTCGCCGCGGCCTGCCCGTCGCGCTCCGGATCCGTCAACGGCCGTTTCAATCACCGGGACGGTGAAATGGTTCGACGACAACAAAGGTTTTGGCTTCGTCCAGTCGAATGACGGCGGCAAAGACGTCTTCGTCCATATTTCGATCCTTGGGCCATCGGGCGTGCAGAACTTGGCTGAAGGACAGCCGGTGAGCATGCGCGTCGTCGATACGCCAAAAGGGCGCGAGGCCTTGTCGATTTCGCTCGAGTGA
- the metG gene encoding methionine--tRNA ligase, producing the protein MSARPYFYITTAIPYANGAPHIGHAYERIATDAIARFKRLDGYDVLFVTGMDEHGQKMQQTAAREGITPQQLADRTAAQFAAMGAALNAPADDIVRTTEPRHHAAAQEMWKRMEAAGDIYLSKYPGWYSVRDEAFFDESELIEGANGARLAPTGAPVEWIEEESYYFRLSAYQDRLLALYRDQPEFITPEKYRNEIVAFVERGLNDLSISRSTFDWGIGVPGDPRHVMYVWVDALTNYITGTGFPDPTAARSHFWPADAHVIGKDITRFHATYWPAFLMSAGLATPKQIVVHGFLFNRGEKMSKSVGNVIDPFVLAEHYGVDPFRYFLLREVPFGQDGNYSHEAIVNRINADLANDLGNLAQRSLSMLAKNCGGKAPLPGSLTDADRAILAQAAALPGKARAAMRDYALHLVLTEIWRVVAETNRYFAGEEPWIKRKTDPARMETILYVTTETLRIVAIMAQPFMPASMAKLLDLLSVAATARDFAAAEVVEGLTPGVSLPEPQPIFPRYIEPAETLAN; encoded by the coding sequence ATGTCCGCCCGTCCGTATTTTTATATAACGACCGCAATTCCCTACGCGAACGGCGCGCCGCATATCGGGCACGCTTATGAGCGAATCGCGACCGATGCGATCGCGAGGTTCAAGCGGCTCGACGGTTATGACGTCCTGTTCGTCACCGGCATGGACGAACATGGTCAAAAAATGCAGCAGACCGCCGCGCGGGAGGGCATAACGCCACAGCAATTGGCGGATCGCACGGCGGCGCAATTCGCCGCGATGGGGGCGGCTCTCAACGCTCCAGCTGATGATATCGTCCGGACGACTGAGCCGCGCCACCACGCCGCAGCGCAAGAGATGTGGAAGCGCATGGAGGCGGCCGGCGATATATATCTGTCGAAATATCCTGGGTGGTATTCCGTCCGGGACGAAGCCTTTTTCGACGAGTCGGAATTAATCGAAGGCGCCAACGGGGCGCGGCTCGCGCCGACCGGCGCTCCGGTCGAGTGGATCGAGGAGGAAAGCTATTATTTTAGGCTCTCGGCGTACCAGGACCGCCTGCTCGCGCTGTATCGCGACCAGCCCGAGTTCATTACCCCCGAGAAATATCGCAATGAAATTGTCGCCTTCGTCGAGCGGGGCTTAAACGACCTTTCGATCAGCCGTTCAACTTTTGACTGGGGCATCGGGGTTCCGGGCGACCCGCGCCATGTGATGTATGTCTGGGTCGACGCCCTAACGAATTACATCACTGGGACCGGCTTTCCTGATCCGACGGCGGCGCGGAGCCATTTTTGGCCAGCCGACGCGCATGTGATCGGCAAGGACATCACGCGATTTCACGCGACCTATTGGCCGGCGTTCCTAATGTCGGCCGGCCTCGCGACGCCCAAGCAAATCGTCGTGCATGGCTTTCTGTTTAATCGCGGCGAGAAAATGTCGAAGTCGGTCGGCAATGTGATCGATCCTTTCGTGCTCGCCGAGCATTACGGCGTCGATCCGTTCCGCTATTTCCTGCTGCGCGAAGTGCCTTTTGGGCAGGACGGCAATTATTCGCATGAGGCGATCGTCAATCGCATCAATGCTGATCTCGCCAATGATCTGGGCAATTTGGCTCAGCGCTCTTTGTCTATGTTGGCGAAGAACTGCGGCGGTAAGGCGCCTCTTCCTGGGAGCCTGACCGACGCCGACCGGGCAATTCTGGCGCAAGCGGCGGCGCTTCCGGGCAAAGCCCGCGCGGCTATGCGGGATTACGCCTTGCATCTGGTTTTGACTGAAATCTGGCGCGTCGTGGCGGAAACCAACCGCTATTTCGCCGGTGAAGAACCCTGGATCAAGCGCAAAACGGATCCGGCGCGCATGGAGACGATCCTCTATGTGACCACCGAGACTTTGCGCATAGTCGCGATCATGGCCCAGCCTTTCATGCCGGCCTCAATGGCGAAGCTTCTCGACTTGTTGAGCGTTGCGGCCACGGCCCGCGATTTTGCGGCGGCCGAGGTTGTCGAGGGACTGACGCCCGGCGTCTCATTGCCGGAGCCGCAGCCGATCTTTCCGCGTTATATTGAGCCTGCGGAGACGCTGGCGAATTGA
- a CDS encoding DNA polymerase III subunit delta', with product MADRTSPAASGDAPPEADRFEETPHPRETFALFGHAEAENELLAAYRSRHLPQAFLIGGLTGIGKATLAWRLARFLLAHPDPAGAPDAIDLSVPHDHPAARQLSSLAHPDLFLLRRAWNEKTKKHFTEIRVDDVRRAIHMFQQSAGRGGYRVCIVDSAEDLNLSGANALLKLIEEPPPRSVFLIIAHRPGRVLATIRSRCRVIGLKPLAAADMARTVAALGPPWSSARDAELAAAINRSQGSMHDVLRLLNGRGVEFDAHLRRMLEDLPRIDWRAVHSLAERVSPRDGGNDYDAMMDSVFDWLEARVRNGEGGGARRLAPYAEVWEKVTEAARQIEALNLDKRPFVLSLFADLAAAARASST from the coding sequence ATGGCGGATAGAACGTCTCCGGCTGCATCGGGCGACGCGCCCCCTGAGGCGGACCGCTTCGAGGAGACCCCGCATCCTCGCGAAACTTTTGCGTTGTTTGGTCATGCCGAAGCTGAAAACGAGCTTCTTGCCGCCTATCGCTCGCGTCATTTGCCGCAGGCGTTCCTCATTGGCGGCCTCACAGGCATAGGCAAGGCCACCTTGGCATGGCGGCTTGCGCGGTTTCTCCTCGCGCACCCTGATCCCGCCGGCGCGCCAGACGCGATAGATCTTTCTGTGCCGCATGATCATCCGGCCGCGCGGCAACTCAGCTCTTTGGCGCACCCTGATCTTTTTCTGCTGCGGCGGGCGTGGAACGAGAAAACCAAAAAGCATTTCACCGAGATCCGCGTCGATGACGTGCGTCGCGCGATTCACATGTTCCAACAGTCGGCGGGACGCGGCGGCTACCGGGTTTGCATCGTCGATAGCGCCGAGGATCTCAATCTGTCCGGCGCCAATGCGCTTTTGAAGCTCATCGAGGAGCCGCCGCCGCGTTCGGTTTTTCTGATCATTGCGCATCGGCCGGGCCGGGTGCTTGCGACGATTCGTTCACGCTGCCGCGTTATCGGTCTAAAACCGCTCGCTGCTGCGGACATGGCGCGAACAGTGGCCGCGCTCGGGCCGCCCTGGTCTTCCGCTCGAGATGCGGAGCTGGCGGCGGCGATCAATCGTTCGCAAGGCTCCATGCATGACGTGCTGCGGCTTCTCAACGGACGCGGCGTCGAGTTCGACGCGCATTTGCGGCGAATGCTCGAAGATTTGCCGCGCATCGACTGGCGCGCGGTCCATTCCTTGGCCGAGCGGGTCTCTCCGCGCGACGGCGGCAATGACTATGATGCGATGATGGACTCTGTTTTCGACTGGCTCGAGGCGAGGGTGCGCAACGGGGAGGGTGGCGGCGCCCGGCGGCTTGCGCCCTACGCCGAGGTATGGGAAAAAGTGACTGAGGCGGCGCGCCAGATCGAAGCTCTTAATCTCGACAAACGCCCTTTCGTCCTCTCCCTTTTCGCCGATTTGGCCGCGGCCGCCCGGGCCTCCTCAACCTGA
- the hfq gene encoding RNA chaperone Hfq: MAAERPQNLQDTFLNFVRKNKVPLTIFLVNGVKLQGVVTWFDNFCVLLRRDGHSQLVYKHAISTIMPGQPIQMFETGDEGGTPTA; this comes from the coding sequence ATGGCAGCGGAACGGCCACAAAACCTCCAGGACACTTTTCTCAATTTTGTCCGTAAAAATAAAGTTCCACTCACGATCTTTTTGGTCAATGGAGTGAAGCTACAGGGCGTCGTTACTTGGTTTGACAATTTTTGCGTCTTGCTTCGCCGCGACGGTCACTCGCAACTTGTCTATAAGCATGCGATTTCAACAATCATGCCCGGACAACCAATTCAGATGTTCGAAACCGGGGATGAAGGGGGAACGCCTACGGCGTGA